Below is a window of Sceloporus undulatus isolate JIND9_A2432 ecotype Alabama chromosome 9, SceUnd_v1.1, whole genome shotgun sequence DNA.
ACTTGGGGACTTCTGGCTCTGTTAAGGACAGTATTTCATGCACAGGGGATTAATGCATTCATGTTCTTCTCTAGATGTTGTTATGCTCCAATTCTCAACAGTTCCTAACAGCATTGTTCTCAGAGAAGGATGGTGTCATTCTGAGCTTCCACTTGCAGGCCAGAGCCATCGGGAAGACTGTACATGCCCACCGTCCAAACTAGAGCTCTCAGTCAGGTTGCTGGCATAGGATTCTAGGGACGAAAGACCCTCCGCCATGTCCAAGCCAGCAGGAAGAACCCCCTCCCTTTTTATAATCATATTTTGATTATGAGATGTTGCTTGCTTTCTGGGGAAAGAACAGATGGGCAACCAGTTGCTGAGTGGGAACATGGGGGATAGACATGTACGCATATGTTTAAAATCTCCCCTCCGTCATTCCACATGGAAACTCTTTCGGGCCTGCCACCGAAGCAACCTCCCATTAGACAAAATGGGGAAACTGCCTCAGGCCACCTACTGTGGGTAAATGCACTTGCACTGGCCCAGATGCTTAGATGACAGGTTGGGCGTAGACAAGGCTAGGATGGAAGAGGAAACAGAAGAAGCTAGGacggggggaaaaaagaagccaTGCAAGGGAGCAGAGGAGGAAACACACAGACACTGGAGGAGTTTGATAGGTAAAATCTGCAAGTCAGCTGAATGAATTCCTCTCAATTGCATGAGTTCCTGCTTATCCACTaggaggcaaacaggatttaaacaagagttaactagagaaaccaggaaatgccgatgtttatcacacagccatgtcctggtttctctagtttaactctcatttaaatccggTTTGCCCCTAGCATGTTAAAGCAGATAGTATGAGTGTTATCAAAAGCTTCcagcatttgctgctttgacCAAATCCTGGATTGGAAAAAAGAAGGTCTAATTTCCTCCTTTACTCTTCCCTAGGTAGGTCCGGACATGAAGCGAGAAGCCTTGAAACACAGGAGCCCCCCCTTCTTCACCTGCTCTCTTCACGCTTTTTGCCAAACCCATTGTACGCTTCTGcatcagtctcaaaggtggcTTGTTGCTTGGTCCATCTAGCCTAATCAGAAAGGACAGTGTTAGTTTGATAAAcacaaggcctgttacagacgcaAAATAAAGCTANNNNNNNNNNNNNNNNNNNNNNNNNataaagctgcttggggtctctttggaggtatgctatttaaatgatgcatgggtcctaagaatctggaggtcgtgccaaagccacactccatccctaagcactggagtgcagctttggtgcagcttccagattcttaggatgcatgcatcatttaaacagcatacctccaaagagaccccaagcagctttattttggcagtctgtaacaggccacagactcCTCTTAGATTTCTCTGGGGAATCTTGtagtagcccctttgagactaacatgaGAGAGGTCCACATAGAAAGGGATGCTGAGATTAACTGTAAGAAAGAATCTGGTAGCATGTGCATTTGTAGACTTCGGTCTATTTTCCCAGATGGATGCATGGCGGTGAAGTCAGTCATATCATACCTTTTGAAAGGATTAACTGGATAGCAGTTTACTTGTCTTGCTCAGGTAAGACACTGGAGCTCAGGATAGACAATGAacacaaaaaggaaggaaagtaagCAAACAAAGTTTTTCTTCAATCAAAGGGAACATCAGCTCTCACTGTCAGTCCAGCCGTTTGCCAGCAAGAGGCAAAATGAACACTGTCTATTAAAAGACACAGCATTTTATAGTCTTGCAGACTTACTGCACACGCAAAAGGGGCCTCGTGCAAGAGCAAAACCTCTTTTGCGTGTTTGTAAGCTCTTTATCTCTAAACTTGCCCAGAAGCAGCCCCGTCTTTTACAGAATATGGAGATTATCAAGAGATAGCAGTCAACAGGTTTTCCTTAGCTATCTTTGCTGTGCTTGGCTGTTCTGGTAAAAAGCAAGCCATTACAACTTAGCAGAACTTAGCAGATATATGGGACCAAGGGTTATGAACAGTTAGCACGCAAAAAGAAATGGCTTTTCTTAAACTAAACAATatcaggaagagaagaggagaagagggggcagagtcttgccctcttagcagactcaagcaaaagcaatttGTACATTGGTATATCACCTGGGATATAGGATTCTATAACTGTTCAGACTGGGAAAAAAATCCTTCAAAGTGCCAAAGGTCCTGGAGTTACAATTGCGGCACAGAGTTATATTactttaatcaattaattaacaCAGTACAAGTTACCTTGGGTCCTATActtggggaaaaggaggatattAATGATTTAATATTGTGCTTTCCCCTTGGTATGGGATCCAAGGCTGCtgataatttaaaacaaagttcaGCTAAAATCTTAGCATACATCAGATTCTATTGAAGAAAAGCAATTCAACAATTCTGTTAAAAAGCTCACAGTGGAAACAATTTCaagcatatttaaaacataattaaaaagataaaagcacaacaTACTATGTTGATAACACCCTTCTGCCTGTGTTTAGCACCCGCTTAGGAATCTTTAAAGCACTCTTTTTTGCCTGTACCACTTTACCTGTTTTCACCCCTATCTATTCTATAGTAATTGAATAGGCTATATGTAGTTCTGTTTGCTGTAAAGCATTGAATATTAGGCTATTTCTGTCTGCCTGCCTTTGGGGCCTGTTGCAGTCCCATGTTGCAATGTGCGTGCATACTTCTGTTTGCTGCTTTCAGCCATGACAACATTTTGCATTGGTTTAATGATGTCAGGTGAGTTGCCATTTATAATACTATACAAGGCCTGGGTCCTTCTTTTGAATGAACACCTTGCACTTTATACCTTGGGGAGTAACAGTTAGTGTAACCTGGCTTTACACCTACATGCTGTGTTactctccttcttttttcttttaggggTGAAGTCCAATTGCACAGCTTCAAGGCCTCTGGATTGAGCATCTACAGAGGTTCTCCTGCTGTGCCTATTTGAAGTCTTCCTTGCCTTCCAGCTCCATAATGGATGACCCTGAATACGCCTACACTTCTACGAATTTTGATTATGAAGACTATAAAGTCATTCCCTTCAGTGAGGAAAAAAGCAGCAGCATGAGTGCCATCATTTGGGTAGCGCTGGTCCTTTATGCGCTAGCATTCCTGGTGGGCACGGTGGGCAACGGAGCAGTCATCTGGGTAATGGGCTTCCAGATGAAGCGTACGGTGAACACGGTCTGGTTCCTCAACCTCTCCGTGGCTGACCTCCTCTGCTGCCTGTCACTGCCTTTCTTAGCTGTGCCCCTGGTTTCCAACTATCATTGGCACCTAGGTGACTTTGCTTGCAAGCTTTTGCCCTCTCTGACGATCCTCAACATGTTTGCTAGTGTTCTCCTTCTGATGCTCATCAGCATAGACCGGTGTGCTCTGATCATCAAACCCATCTGGTGCCAGAACCACCGTTCAGGCCATCTGGCTTGGATCCTGTGTGGAGCAGCCTGGTTCTTGGCCCTGGTCCTCACTGTGCCCTCCTTCTTCACACGGCAGCTCAAGCACTACGAGGGTTCTAACATGACATCGTGCGGCACCAACTATGCTGTCTTTGGTGGGGACTACCACAGTGTGGAGATCTCCGTGACTGTCACTCGCTTCCTCTTTGGCTTCCTGATCCCTTTTGTGGTCATCAGTGTCTGCTATGGATTGCTGATCTCCCGGGTGCACAGCAGCCGCTTCATGCGGTCCAAGAAGACCCTCAAAGTTGTGCTGGTGGTCATTATCAGCTTTTTTGTCTGCTGGGCTCCCTACCATGTGGTTGGCCTGATCCTTGCCCATGAGTCCCAGCATAGTTCCCTCTATGAATCCGTGAGCAAGGTTGACCCGCTTGTGGTAGCTCTGGCCTACATCAACAGCTGCATCAACCCTGTTATCTATGTCATTGCTGGCCAAGACTTCAAGGACAAGATGCAACGGTCCCTGAAGGCCATGCTGCGCAACATCTTGAGCGAAGAGGCCATATTGGCCAATTCCATGGCTGAGGGCCGTACACAGGCTACTGGCACTACTACTGAGGACCGAAGCACCGACACAACTCTGTGAGGGCAGCAGTGGAGGAGGGCCACCTCTTTGTATAGGAGGTTGAATGATCATTTGTCTCAGTCTGCCCACCCAAGACAGAGACTAGGAACCACTTTTGCTGATACAGTATTTGTCATGGCGCTTGGTTTGCACACACCTTCTCTTCCTGCAGTTGTTGCTCACTACCTTTGCTAAGGGAGGCCATTTacatattgtttaaaaaataaatgaaagtgaaaatgaaagaacaaaaaaggaCACATTGTTTCCTACAATTTGCACATACTGGTTTATGTGTAGATGGAAAATTAGGATAGTTGGCCAGttttctgtatcagctacttagttataccagttaagtatacttaactaaggggctgtacagactccTCTCAGCACcgtattggggctgcagcaaccacatgctgcggtCCTGATGGCAATTTGCCAGCCCAAGAAGggccagcaaaatgccactcctttttaaaatgccacaaagcCGCCCTTGCTATGGTGGCGGCAGCTTTCCGCAGTTTCTTCAGTGCAACAtgtataaatgctgtgctgcGGAAATGATGTGATTCCGCCTGCCGTCTGGTCGGgcaggcagtgtgatgccaccATCATAGTGGAGTTGGGGTGGCTGGTGTATAGTTGCCACGCCTCCACTCCATCTTGATGCTTGTCCTTTTGGCCGATCTGTACATCCCTTGAGTAGCTGGTGTAGAGTACTGGCCAGTGACTGCAATTCAAACAGacatatacatattataaatCAATCTATCTGCTGAGTCTGCTAACagttgatgggcaacttcaagctCTTGTCTGGATTctttggcctgaatcctattcaTTTAGGGCAGGGTATCCTGAAGCCTATTTATTTAGGGTAGGGTAATTAGGATAGACACATTGATTCAATTGCTGAATAGAATTTATGTTAGCTATGAGACTTTTTTAGGccaccagatgtttttgactgcaAATCTAAGGGATTCTGTTGGTCAGGTCAGTTCTACTGTACCTAGTATATTCGACATCCAATGcaggttatttttttaatagCCGCCCTTCAACAGCCTTTCTCAGAACTGGAAGAGCAACTGGGTGGGCAGTAAAGGGTGGTGACTTGCATTTCTACCCTGCCAGCAGATCCATTGaacccagaaggcagccccttcGGGGTGGGTCCATTACTACTGCCTGGCAATCTTTTTCCCACTGGGCCAGAAGCCCCACCAGTTCTAGAAGAAGCTGCCGGGAGGGTGAGCAAAAGGGTCTGCTTGGCCCTCTCCTTCGCTGTTGTGGCACTGGCCTCCTTATGAGGAGACTGGTGCTGCCACAGCAAAGAGGGCTCCTCAGCCCTTCTTATCCGACAGTGAGAGGAGGGCCCAattgggtgtcacccccttttctggggtgtcagctggtgcagtgatgccactggtcttGGGAACAAGTTCAGCCATTTCATACTAGAGTTCTTTAACCAATGTTGGGGCAATACCCTTTGAGCCTGGGGATTTGTGAACATTTTTAGTTATTAATAAAACCTAGTACACTTCATCTCTTCTCACcagtttttgctttatttaagaCATTCTGAAAAAGCCAGTTTCTGCATGGGTGTCCGCCCACAGTTTTCCGTACTTGAAGCTGATGAAAAGCATTAATTCAgcttataaaatatacattttgacaACACTTAATTAATATTTCATAAGAATTCAACAGACAACCCATAAGTGGAGACATCAGTGTGTAATTACATTTCAAAATGGTCATTCCTCAAAAACTGGCTCAGCTGATCCCCTAAAGCACCTCCAGAGACCATCATCCATGCCCCTTTGCTACTGGAGGGGGAAATAAGAGGGTCCATTTTGTGAAAACACTATGGCAATGGAGCAACCACTTATAATTGTGTTCCTGGGTTCCACTGCTGAACTCTTTGCAGAGACTTTCTATTACACCAGactctttctgaattgtggtgtgAAAGAACCTAGCATGGGCCCTCAGGCATCCCCAAGGTTCAGAGTTCAAGTAAACGTTCATGGAAGAACACAAGAAAACCAAGAACAATGGTCAGAAGTAATGCAGAGTTGAATACCTATCTGAAATGCATGGCACAGAGTGTTTTGGATGGGGAGTGGGTAGTTGGAAACCTGTATTGCATAGAGTACTAGTGGTTAGCCCTACAGATGGAGAAACCAGTGGTCCCAGGTGGTTCCATGTTAGTGGACAATAATCTTTCTGAGGTTAACCCTGAATCTTAAAGGgcctatccaaggtcctgaaccaTTTGGAGCATAGGGTTTGGCACTTTTAGTCACCTCTTTTAAAATTCCTACTAaaagccagagcagattcactacccTGACTGACGGGAAAACCACCACGCACCATAGGGAGTGTCACAAGATGTGGTTGCATGAGTCCCCTTGGTTGTGGGTACAAGATGCTGGGCCTCAGCTCTCTCCTTAGTTCCCCTCTGTGGCCTTCACAGGTCTATTACTGTGGCAGTTCCAAAGCTGAGAAATGTGGACATAGCCCCACCTTGCAGGGTTTGTGTGGGGATTTTAAACAGGGAGAGGAAGCATTGGTGCTACAAGACATAGGATGGCCATTAGCTCAGATGGTCACAGTGGGACAAATTCCTGGAACATGCACAGTGCCACAACTGAAGTGAAAGGGTTCCgctcaggctgctgccaccaaATAAAAGTTTGACACTACTTATAgttctgctatggaattctgggatttatagttcaggTGGCCACAGAGGTCCTAACAAGGAAGCTAAATATCccataaaactacacatcctagaatcccatgacagttaaagtggtatcaaactacttttttctgcagtgtagatacccCCATAACCACTTTGTAGAGGACATTGGAGATAGAAAGAATAATTGAAAATAGTCCATAAACGGTTGAGAAACATATTTCTCACTGTTGGGAAACTCTGAAAAGAACAATACTGGACTGAGGAAAATCTTTACAGTTTGGGACTCTTTGGGCACAAAATTTACACATTGGCGGaggttattttgtgcagaaataataTTCCACACAAACATATTCGGTACAGACAAGACTGTTCCGCACAAAACAGCCACAtgcatattttgtgcagaatacgtTGAAACTGCAAAGCGTCATTGAAATTCCCCAGCTCCTGACTGTCCACTGAGAAAACCAAATGCTGGTCCAAGGAGGCCTGTTTTGGCCTGACCCAACCCTTCTTGTGTACTTATTGTTAGCTGCCAAGATGGAGTTGGCCCGTATAAGCAGCTGAGATGGAGTTGCTGGTCCCCAGGTCTTCAGTGGCACACGTCCCCAGACTTGAAAAGGGGTTTTCCTCCCACGTTCCCATCCGGCATGCTGTCTCCCAACTTTTCTGCTCTTGAACCTGGACTTTTGATGTTCTTCTTCTGGCTCTAAATGTTGCTCCAAGGAAAAGGTGGGCCACAATCACTGTTTCTGTTGATGAATCCCCATCACTCCTCCAAAGTCATACTTGGCAGACACTGCCCTGGTGTACAACTCTGTCCTGTCTAGCCCGAGGTCTTTCTTTTTACAATGACCATTTCCTAAGAGAGCTCAATAActgcaccaccagcagcagaTAACAGCCAAAGTCTGGCCAACTTCTTCCCTTTCACAGGGAAGGTAAAGGCCTAAGCTGAGAAGAGGGAGGGTGAACGAAGGATCAGGAGACCTTGCAACCAGTAGAGTTGGGTACCATTGGTGGGAATGAACATGGGCTTTGCCATTTTCAATATCCAGGCCGAGGCCTCCAGATAAGGTACGATGCTGTTGCTTCTGAGCATGCACAGGGTGCCATGGTGCATCTCGCACTGCTTTGAGGGCCTGGGGAGCAATTCCAGACCGCTTTCGGCCCCAGCACTTTTCACGCTTCCACGCAAAGGTGCAGCGAAGTCCAGGCGGTTGTTTGCCGAGCCCCATGATGTATTCACCAGGCCGCAGCGGCCTGTCATGCCTTTCCTTcgccccctccttctcttcctcttggcTGGTGCAGCTGCCAGGGACCCAGTGCCCCAGACGTGCCCCCCCGCCAGCCTTCTGGGCACTTGCTTGGCGCTCTGCGCGAAGGCGATGCGGGTTGCCCGCTCCTGAGTCAGTGATGCTCTGTTTCCATGGCAGTTGCTTTTCCTGCTGGGATGGCGAGTGCGGATTGGCTGGCCTGCTGGAGTGGAAGAGATGGTTGGAGGGGCTGGACCCAAACACTGCCGCGTTTTTTGCGGCTGCTTGCAATGGGGGAGATGCGCGAAGGCAGGAGATAGCTAGGGTGGGTGGGTGCCTTTTCTCTCCTCGCTCGCTCTTTAATAAAACTTTGGAGtggtgtgttttttcccctcccttcctggggcttttatttattttttgcttgcttgcttgcttgcaagTAGAGAAAACTTAACTTTGGGGTCCAAACAGGTGCAAGAGGAAGACcagcaggaggaggggaaggaggcaaAGGGAAAGGATATGGGGAATCCCCCGGCTGAGGTCAGGGAATTTCCCTAGATCCCACAATCCCCCATCTCCATCCCCCCATCCCTGCATTGGGGTGAGACAAAAAGAGGGCATGCTTTTGCACCATCAGCAACATCTGCCCATAACACTGTTGACTGAGGTCTTAAGTCTAACCCCAGCCCATAATCCTTTGCAGGTGCTGCGTCCTAAATCCTGCTGAGAACCAACCGACCTCAGATGGCACACACTGGGCACAACAGAGATGCCCCCGTCCCATTTCCTCGCCTCCTCCATCACTTCACTTGCACCTGCAAGGAGTCTCGTGCTGGCATGGGCATGGGCATGGGCATAGGCGTGTCTTGGCACCGGGTGGGCAGGGCTGGTCCTACATCGGCAGACACGAGCATCAGATTTTTGGGTGTCTGGAAAAGTTAAACACCCTCCCTTTCCCCGAAGCATGATAACTCCATCCAGCGATGTTGAGGCCAGAATAGTAACAAGCTCATTCCTGATCCAGAAGCGCATAACTTATTGCCACGAGATGCAAGGCGTGGCCAAGAAGATGAAGTGCCGGAAACTTGTTTGGCTTGATTATTTTTATCACTTTGGGTTGTTTGTTACTGTGCCGCACACTGTCATCTCGGGAAAGACGCTAAACATTGGCTTACGACTCACTTTGTTTTTGCCTCTGGTACTGTTGTTTGCACTATTTTCACCATTTCCATTGGTGTTAAGTAGTTTTATGCCAAATCTGACCTGTGGATGGGGGGGGAACAACTAGTATTGAAATAACTGTACATTTTGTGATACATACCAGAGATTTCAGCAAGTGGTATCTCTAACATGTGCCTAAGACAGTCCAGACTTATTGCTTTTcatgtttccaggaaagagaaACCAATCGCTATTCCCTTCTATTTTTGGATTGTCCAGCTCAGTCCATCTGAACCGGATCACTGGAACCACCAGATTTAATTTAGCTAAAAAATGGGTTGTACTATGCATGTATTTTAACTACTCTTACAAATTTGTGTTTGAATAACATGGTTCACTGAGATACTGAGGATCATCTATACACTCTTAGCGACAAGCATGAGGCAATGCGTTTGCTATTCCGCAGTTCAAGATTGGTTGGTACCATTAATATACTTTACACAGGAAGAGGGATTTTCTATTCCCATCATGGGCCAAATATCCAGACAATGCCCAGTCAAGAGTTGGTTGCACCCAGTGCCAGGTGCAAGTTGCTGGGTGGGAGAGTGCTTTGACCCACCAGTAAGAGCAATGGGAGACCAGTCtcccagccacccatgaaagCTTGTTTGACCTCTAAAGAGAGAACCCAACGTCCATTGGTAAGGGTGCTTTGGACCAGTGACTGACCGCATGGTCTCCTAACACTGGAGAAGTAAGCTGGCATGGTTTCATAGGCTGCTTATCCAAAGCCTTGGTGGCCTACGGAGAAGGTCCAAGGCTGGACAATTGTGGACAGAGGACTGACCAATGCATCAAGTCCCAGTCTCTGGTGTACTTGGTCTAACCTTACTCACCTCACCTGTAGACTCTTCACAGAAAACAGAGTTAACCTGTGGGATTCACCGCCACAAGAAATGGTGATGTCAGGATCTTGAAAGCGATGGACAATTGTGGTCAAGGACTGCCTAGCCTTCAGGTCTGTTTCTGGTGGTACGGTCCAGCCTTACTCCTCATCCCATCCTGTACATTCTCCCAACAGGAGTTAACCTGTGGGATCACCGCTGCAAGAATCGTGAGGGAGGCCAAGTCGGGATCTTGAAAAGCAAGGAGGTCCAGGGCTGGACAGTGTGGACAGAGACCTGCCCAGTCCTACAAGTCTCAGTCTCTGATCAAACTCACCCATCTGTAGATTCTTCACAcagcccatggcagttaaaggggagcCAGAGCGAGTAACTCCATAGAACTTAAGTGTTATCAAAGTGGAATCAGAGGACTATCAAGGGGCTACGAAGTGGAATCAGAACGCTATAAAAGGGGAATCAGATGCTACAACCCTTGGCAATTATAATGGAAGCAGCACGCTACAACTCCTTAGAAGTCATAGAGTTATCACACACTTTCAGTCTGCCATGCTCCTGTTGCCCCAGCATCACCCATCTGtgacaggagcctcctggtgggatcacggATGGCGCTATTAAAGGGGAATGCTTCCATTTTCATCGGAAGcgttctgtatgttttaaaacgtgccctttttaaataacgatTTGATCTGTAAAGTGGAATCAGGTGCTAAAAAGTGGAACCAGAGAGTATAACTCCATGAAGTTAAGTGTATCAGAGAGCTATAAAAGTGGAACGAGAGTGCTATAAAGTGGAAGTAGGATGCTACaactccatggcagttaaaatggaatcagaaAGTGTTATAAAAGTGGGACGGAGTACGactccatggaagttaaagtggaatcagagtgctacAAGTAGGATCAgaggactataactcccatggaAGTTAGTGTTATGAAGGAGCTACAAAGTGGATGAGAAGCTATAAACATGGAATCAGGATGCTACAACCTCAGGCAATTAAAGCGAAAGCAGCACGCTATAACTCCATGGAAGTCACAGTGTTACCAAGCTCTATAAAGCGAATCAAGTGCTataaaagtggaatcaaagtgctacaactccatggcagttcaagcggaATCAGAGTGCATAAGAGTGGAACCAGGGTGTTACACTCCATGGAAGTTAGTGTTATGAAGGGGCTACAAAGTGGAATCAGTGCTAcaatcccatggcagttaaagtggaatcagagtgctacAAAGTGGGGTCAGAGTGCTataaaagtggaatcaaagtgctacacTCCACGGAGGTTAAGGTGGAATCGGAGTGCTATAAAGGTGGAACCAGAGCGGTTACAATTccgcagttaaagtgttatcaaagcCCTATAAATGGAACGAGCGCACTATAAAAGTGAGATTAGGATGTTACAACTCCATGGCAGTTCAACGCGAACCAGAGAGTGCTATAAAAGCGGAACCAGAGTGTACAACTCCATGGAAGTTAGTGTTATGAAGGGGCTACAAAGTGAAATCAGTGCACAActccaggcagttaaagtggaatcagagtgctataaaAGAGGAATCAGAGTGCTACAACTCTAGGCAGTTAAAGGGGCACCAAAGCGCGATAACTCCAGGGCGGTTGAAGCGTGTCAAGCAGCGCCCTAAAGCGTTGGAGGGCGCAGGACAGCGGGATGCTCTCCTCTGGCGGGAGGGTGCGGTTGGGGCTGGTGGTTGTCACCCTGCCTCTGGCTGGGAGCCTCCACTCTATCCTCTCTTCCTTGTCTTGCGCTTCTTCCACTGGAAACAGGCACCTGCCTGCGCTGAGTGGCTGCGCGGAGGCCCTTCGCAGCCAATGGCAGCAGCCAGCCTCCTCCTCGcagcagagagaaggagaggaggagcatTGGGGGTTACTGCTGCGCTTGGCTGGCCCTCCTGCAAAACAAGCCCCCTGGTTGCCTCTGAGGCCACTAGGATGACTCTCTCAGCATCCTAGGTCAGATCAGGGTGCAAAGAGAGGAGGAACACTCCAAGCCAGGCCCAGCAGAAACCCAGGATCCACCCCAAAACCATCAATAAGCCAAGCCGGTTCCTGCCTAAATAAGGAACCTGACTTTGTTCCACCAAAACAATAAAGGGACAAATTgatcttgacccccccccccttgaatccATCTGGGGAGAAAAATCAGGTTATCAATCCAATATAATATAGAGAGAGATAACATGGATAGCTGGATGGATGATAGatgatagagatagatagatagatagataatagatagatagatagatagatagatagatagataggatgaaTGGATGGGggatatagatagacagacagacagatgatggATCCATGGATAGATAatggatgatagatagatgatagatagatagatagatagatagatagatagatagataggatggtGGATATAGATAGATGATTAATagatgatggatggatagataaatagatCTGACACACTGGATCTGATGGAAGGATCCTCATGGATCCATGTGATTTTGTAGGGAAACCTGAAACCTCCAACAAGTCAAGCATCATATTCCTATCCAATAAAGAAATCAGACTTTGTCCaccaaaacggggggggggggtgatcttGACCcaagatagagaaagagagagattagagAGAGGATGGatctatatatagatagattTGCAATGAATTGAACCCAAGcccccttgaatcccatttggggagaaggc
It encodes the following:
- the LOC121915804 gene encoding C5a anaphylatoxin chemotactic receptor 1-like; translation: MDDPEYAYTSTNFDYEDYKVIPFSEEKSSSMSAIIWVALVLYALAFLVGTVGNGAVIWVMGFQMKRTVNTVWFLNLSVADLLCCLSLPFLAVPLVSNYHWHLGDFACKLLPSLTILNMFASVLLLMLISIDRCALIIKPIWCQNHRSGHLAWILCGAAWFLALVLTVPSFFTRQLKHYEGSNMTSCGTNYAVFGGDYHSVEISVTVTRFLFGFLIPFVVISVCYGLLISRVHSSRFMRSKKTLKVVLVVIISFFVCWAPYHVVGLILAHESQHSSLYESVSKVDPLVVALAYINSCINPVIYVIAGQDFKDKMQRSLKAMLRNILSEEAILANSMAEGRTQATGTTTEDRSTDTTL